GTGGTGTTAAGTTTATGTGAAAGCGTCACCTGCAGCCTGTTTCTGATTTCGATTACATGCATTTTGTGTATCAGGAAGCGCTTATTCAGCATGATCAACGATCTGCCAAATGTGTATGAAAGTATGGTTGACAGAAAGCAGTCCAGGGCCAAGTCTGGTGTTGATGGCAACGGCAAATCCAGACACTCATCAAAGGTAGTACAAGGATTTGTTCTTGTTTAAAATTCCGAAACTGAATCCATCCTGGAAAATTCACTCAAATAGAGTTCCAACTTTTTTGTGCAGCAAACAAAGGACGGCCGTGCAAAGAACTCCAGAGTACTCGCtcaggagcatgccgaggaggacgacgaggaagaagagcacaGTGAAACCTTCTGCGGGACCTGTGGCGGTCTGTACGACGAGAGCGAGTTCTGGATCGGCTGCGACATCTGCGGGCGGTGGTTCCACGGCAAATGCGTGCGGATAACCCCTGCTAAAGCGGAGCACATAAAGCAATACAAGTGCCCTGACTGCAGCGGCTCCAAGAAGATCAGGTAGTTAAGGCTCTATATATGTGGCCTGCCTCTGCTATAAGTGTCGTTAACCCCAATCTGATCAAAGCAAACTACACCGGTTTCCTTCTCCGCCCAAGGCCGCATCTGGCAGATGTGGGCTTTGTTTCCCTAGAAAATGCATGCTTTTCCATGTGGTAGTAGCCTTATACGTGCTCTGAAAGACTGATGATACATAGCTCATAGGTACTACTCTTGTAGCTTGTTGTTATAGATGGGCTCCTTGGTTGTCATTTTTCGATGTGTTTATTCCCATGCGTGGACAATGCC
This is a stretch of genomic DNA from Brachypodium distachyon strain Bd21 chromosome 1, Brachypodium_distachyon_v3.0, whole genome shotgun sequence. It encodes these proteins:
- the LOC100834175 gene encoding PHD finger protein ALFIN-LIKE 3, yielding METARGPAAASRPRTVEEIFKDFSNRRLGLVRALTSDVEQFYGLCDPDKENLCLYGNPDGSWSVTLPAEEVPSELPEPALGINFARNGMHRRDWLSLVAVHSDSWVLAVAFFYGARLNANERKRLFSMINDLPNVYESMVDRKQSRAKSGVDGNGKSRHSSKQTKDGRAKNSRVLAQEHAEEDDEEEEHSETFCGTCGGLYDESEFWIGCDICGRWFHGKCVRITPAKAEHIKQYKCPDCSGSKKIR